One stretch of Micromonospora echinospora DNA includes these proteins:
- a CDS encoding NAD-glutamate dehydrogenase → MDRRPAIKPGPDLRQADTGRDDDSFDSATDGDGFSRLDTGVTGMTGSSIDTLYDLGLPTQALGDESEDAELDEPVPNAERLVAQAVALAGDDHDAATLVDRFWRFAPDEELIGFTAEEMLEAARAHRDLAQQRVPGELKLRIHEPDAEQHHTVVEIVTDDMPFLVDSVTALLNSRHLDVHLLVHPLVVVRREPLGRLTEVSADVEPDDAIAGDLVESWMRIEIDPVRDPAAREALRRELQRVLTDVREAVEDWPKMRQRALALADELAAARTSDNRPPVPEKDITDSVELLRWLAHDHFTFLGYREYRLVDTDGARGGGQALEAVLGTGLGILRSDSPEARSLNSMTPEAHEKVLEKRLLIITKANSRATVHRSAYLDYIGFKIFNEAGEVVGERRFLGLFSTAAYRTSVQELPVVRRKVAEVLDRSGLSLRSHSGKDLLQILETYPRDELFQIKTDDLYHAVIGVLRMAGRRQLRVFLRRDAYGRFISCLIYLPRDRFTTQNRLRMQDILLRELNGVGVDYTTRVTESMLARVHFIVRTDPNNPPGEIDADLLAEELADATRLWDDDYRLVLERKLGDEQAKHLFSRYADAFPEGYKDGHTPYEAMKDLAKLELLEEPGQLEMHLFRKQAPPRPYAGRAADADEAMDVRFKVYRYGEPMMLSAVLPVLHSLGVKVVDEHPYEVERVDGRIWLYDFGLELPERHQDLAEVRPHVENAFAAAWRGEAEVDGFNELVLRAGLTWRQVVVLRAYAKYLRQAGTVFSQEYMEQTFIAYPQIAELLVQLFETRFAPGATTLDERRQRSAELVDAIGEALDEVASLDQDRILRAYLTLIQATLRTSFYQKPVGGRPKAYVAFKLDPQAIPDLPAPRPKFEIFVYSPRFEGVHLRYGPVARGGLRWSDRREDFRTEVLGLVKAQMVKNAVIVPVGAKGGFVLKQKPGDRDEAVACYKEFISALLDVTDNIVSGEIVPPEDVVRHDGDDPYLVVAADKGTATFSDIANEISEAHSFWLGDAFASGGSAGYDHKKMGITARGAWESVKRHFRELGHDTQSQDFTVVGVGDMSGDVFGNGMLLSKHIRLVAAFDHRHIFLDPDPDSARSFQERKRLFDMPRSSWEEYDSELISEGGGVHPRTAKSVPITPQVRAVLGLDEDVTQLSPQELMKAILTAPVDLFWNGGIGTYVKASSQTNAEVGDKSNDAIRVDGKSLRCRVVGEGGNLGFTQQGRIEYAATGGRIYTDFIDNAAGVDCSDHEVNIKILLNTAVADGELDRPERDELLARMTDEVAELVLRDNYDQARALNNAQAQAASLLPVHRRMINDLERSGALNRALEALPSDEELAVRTETGLTPPEFAVVLAYVKIVLEREIVGEGLADEEWTTDILVNYFPTPLRQRFADRMGRHRLRRDIVTTVLVNEAINRGGISFVFRVVEETAASAADVLRAYVVVREVFGLRDLWDAVEALDNKVSPELQTAVYLDTRRLLDRAVRWLVTNRRSPIDVPAEIARLRDGVARLLPDLEHRFWGTEREAIAAHIESLVDRGLPRDLAEQATRLMYSFGLLDIVETAQATGRDVGEVASVYFVLSDRFRVDALLSKISLLPREDRWQTLARMALRYDLYAALAALTAEVLGSTPDDVPPVERVQEWEQANATSIHRAHRAMGEFDESRADLSALSVLLRQIRTLVRTSAAA, encoded by the coding sequence ATGGACCGGCGTCCGGCGATCAAACCGGGACCCGACCTCCGGCAGGCTGACACCGGCCGGGACGACGACAGCTTCGATTCGGCGACCGACGGGGACGGTTTCAGCCGTCTCGACACAGGAGTGACCGGGATGACCGGTTCCAGCATCGACACCCTCTACGACCTGGGCCTGCCGACGCAGGCGCTGGGTGACGAGTCGGAGGACGCCGAGCTGGACGAGCCCGTTCCCAACGCGGAGCGGCTGGTCGCCCAGGCGGTCGCGCTCGCCGGCGACGACCACGACGCGGCGACACTCGTCGACCGCTTCTGGCGGTTCGCGCCGGACGAGGAGCTGATCGGCTTCACCGCCGAGGAGATGCTGGAGGCGGCCCGGGCCCACCGGGACCTGGCCCAGCAGCGGGTGCCGGGCGAGCTGAAGCTGCGCATCCACGAGCCGGACGCCGAGCAGCACCACACAGTCGTCGAGATCGTCACGGACGACATGCCGTTCCTGGTCGACTCGGTGACCGCCCTGCTGAACTCCCGTCACCTCGACGTGCACCTGCTGGTGCACCCGCTGGTCGTGGTGCGGCGCGAGCCGCTCGGCCGGCTCACCGAGGTCTCCGCGGACGTGGAGCCGGACGACGCCATCGCCGGTGACCTGGTCGAGAGCTGGATGCGGATCGAGATCGACCCGGTCCGTGACCCGGCCGCGCGGGAGGCGCTGCGCCGCGAGTTGCAGCGGGTGCTCACCGACGTGCGCGAGGCGGTCGAGGACTGGCCCAAGATGCGGCAGCGGGCGCTGGCCCTCGCCGACGAGCTGGCCGCCGCCCGGACGTCGGACAATCGCCCGCCGGTGCCGGAGAAGGACATCACCGACTCGGTGGAGCTGCTGCGCTGGCTGGCGCACGACCACTTCACGTTCCTCGGCTACCGGGAGTACCGCCTGGTCGACACCGACGGCGCGCGCGGCGGCGGGCAGGCCCTGGAGGCGGTGCTCGGCACCGGGCTGGGCATTTTGCGCTCCGACTCGCCGGAGGCCCGGTCGCTGAACTCGATGACGCCCGAGGCGCACGAGAAGGTGCTGGAGAAGCGCCTGCTCATCATCACCAAGGCCAACTCGCGTGCCACTGTGCACCGGTCGGCCTACCTCGACTACATCGGCTTCAAGATCTTCAACGAGGCCGGTGAGGTGGTCGGGGAGCGGCGCTTCCTCGGCCTGTTCTCCACCGCCGCGTACCGGACCAGCGTGCAGGAGCTGCCGGTGGTCCGGCGCAAGGTCGCCGAGGTGCTGGACCGCTCGGGCCTGAGCCTGCGCAGCCACTCCGGCAAGGACCTGTTGCAGATCCTGGAGACCTACCCGCGCGACGAGCTGTTCCAGATCAAGACCGACGACCTGTACCACGCGGTGATCGGCGTGCTGCGGATGGCGGGCCGCCGGCAACTGCGGGTGTTCCTGCGCCGCGACGCGTACGGGCGGTTCATCTCGTGCCTGATCTACCTGCCGCGGGACCGGTTCACCACCCAGAACCGGCTGCGCATGCAGGACATCCTGCTGCGCGAGCTGAACGGCGTCGGCGTCGACTACACCACGCGGGTGACCGAGTCGATGCTGGCCCGGGTGCACTTCATCGTGCGTACCGACCCGAACAACCCGCCCGGTGAGATCGACGCCGACCTGCTCGCCGAGGAGCTGGCCGACGCGACCCGCCTCTGGGACGACGACTACCGGCTGGTGCTGGAGCGCAAGCTCGGCGACGAGCAGGCCAAGCACCTGTTCAGCCGGTACGCCGACGCGTTCCCGGAGGGCTACAAGGACGGGCACACGCCGTACGAGGCGATGAAGGACCTGGCGAAGCTGGAACTGCTGGAGGAGCCCGGCCAGCTGGAGATGCACCTGTTCCGCAAGCAGGCGCCGCCGCGTCCGTACGCGGGCCGCGCCGCCGACGCCGACGAGGCGATGGACGTGCGGTTCAAGGTCTACCGGTACGGCGAGCCGATGATGCTCTCCGCCGTGCTGCCGGTGCTGCACTCGCTCGGCGTGAAGGTGGTCGACGAGCACCCGTACGAGGTGGAGCGCGTCGACGGCCGGATCTGGCTCTACGACTTCGGTCTGGAGTTGCCCGAGCGGCACCAGGACCTGGCCGAGGTGCGCCCGCACGTGGAGAACGCCTTCGCCGCCGCCTGGCGGGGCGAGGCCGAGGTGGACGGCTTCAACGAGCTGGTGCTGCGCGCCGGGCTCACCTGGCGGCAGGTCGTCGTGCTGCGCGCGTACGCGAAGTACCTGCGGCAGGCCGGCACCGTGTTCTCCCAGGAGTACATGGAGCAGACGTTCATCGCGTACCCGCAGATCGCGGAACTGCTGGTGCAGCTGTTCGAGACCCGGTTCGCCCCGGGCGCGACCACGCTGGACGAGCGACGGCAGCGCAGCGCCGAGCTGGTAGACGCGATCGGTGAGGCGCTGGACGAGGTGGCCAGCCTCGACCAGGACCGCATCCTGCGGGCGTACCTGACACTGATCCAGGCCACGCTGCGCACCAGCTTCTACCAGAAGCCGGTGGGCGGGCGGCCCAAGGCGTACGTGGCGTTCAAGCTGGACCCGCAGGCCATCCCGGACCTGCCGGCCCCGCGACCCAAGTTCGAGATCTTCGTCTACTCGCCCCGGTTCGAGGGCGTGCACCTGCGGTACGGGCCGGTGGCCCGCGGCGGCCTGCGCTGGTCCGACCGGCGCGAGGACTTCCGGACCGAGGTGCTCGGCCTGGTCAAGGCGCAGATGGTGAAGAACGCGGTGATCGTGCCGGTCGGCGCCAAGGGCGGCTTCGTGCTCAAGCAGAAGCCGGGCGACCGGGACGAGGCGGTGGCCTGCTACAAGGAGTTCATCTCCGCGTTGCTGGACGTCACCGACAACATCGTCAGCGGCGAGATCGTGCCACCCGAGGACGTGGTCCGGCACGACGGCGACGACCCGTACCTGGTGGTGGCCGCCGACAAGGGCACCGCGACGTTCTCCGACATCGCCAACGAGATCTCCGAGGCGCACAGCTTCTGGCTCGGCGACGCGTTCGCCTCCGGTGGCTCGGCCGGCTACGACCACAAGAAGATGGGCATCACCGCCCGGGGCGCCTGGGAGTCGGTGAAGCGGCACTTCCGGGAGCTGGGGCACGACACCCAGTCCCAGGACTTCACAGTGGTCGGCGTCGGTGACATGTCCGGCGACGTGTTCGGCAACGGGATGCTGCTGTCGAAGCACATCCGGCTGGTGGCCGCGTTCGACCACCGGCACATCTTCCTCGACCCGGACCCGGACTCGGCCCGTTCCTTCCAGGAACGCAAGCGGCTGTTCGACATGCCCCGCTCGTCGTGGGAGGAGTACGACAGCGAGCTGATCTCCGAAGGCGGCGGCGTGCACCCGCGTACCGCCAAGTCGGTGCCGATCACACCGCAGGTCCGCGCGGTGCTCGGGCTCGACGAGGACGTCACGCAGCTCAGCCCGCAGGAGCTGATGAAGGCGATCCTCACCGCGCCGGTCGACCTGTTCTGGAACGGCGGCATCGGCACCTACGTCAAGGCGTCCAGCCAGACCAACGCCGAGGTCGGCGACAAGTCGAACGACGCCATCCGGGTGGACGGCAAGAGCCTGCGTTGCCGGGTGGTCGGCGAGGGCGGCAACCTGGGCTTCACCCAGCAGGGCCGGATCGAGTACGCGGCGACCGGCGGCCGCATCTACACCGACTTCATCGACAACGCGGCCGGGGTGGACTGCTCCGACCACGAGGTCAACATCAAGATCCTGCTCAACACGGCGGTGGCCGACGGGGAGCTGGACCGGCCGGAGCGCGACGAGCTGCTGGCCCGGATGACCGACGAGGTCGCCGAGCTGGTGCTGCGGGACAACTACGACCAGGCGCGGGCGCTCAACAACGCCCAGGCCCAGGCTGCCTCGCTGCTCCCCGTGCACCGGCGGATGATCAACGACCTGGAGCGGTCCGGCGCGCTGAACCGGGCGCTGGAGGCGCTGCCGTCGGACGAGGAACTGGCGGTCCGCACCGAGACCGGGCTGACCCCGCCGGAGTTCGCGGTGGTGCTCGCGTACGTCAAGATCGTGCTGGAGCGCGAGATCGTCGGCGAGGGCCTGGCGGACGAGGAGTGGACGACCGACATCCTGGTCAACTACTTCCCGACGCCGCTGCGGCAGCGTTTCGCCGACCGGATGGGCCGGCACCGGCTGCGCCGGGACATCGTCACCACGGTCCTGGTCAACGAGGCGATCAACCGGGGCGGCATCTCGTTCGTGTTCCGGGTGGTCGAGGAGACGGCCGCCTCGGCGGCGGACGTGCTCCGGGCGTACGTGGTGGTCCGCGAGGTGTTCGGACTGCGCGACCTCTGGGACGCGGTCGAGGCGCTGGACAACAAGGTCTCGCCCGAGTTGCAGACCGCCGTCTACCTGGACACCCGGCGGCTGCTCGACCGCGCGGTGCGCTGGCTGGTCACCAACCGCCGCTCGCCGATCGACGTCCCGGCGGAGATCGCCCGGCTGCGCGACGGTGTGGCCCGGCTCCTGCCGGACCTGGAACACAGGTTCTGGGGCACCGAGCGGGAGGCCATCGCGGCGCACATCGAGTCGCTCGTCGACCGAGGGCTGCCGCGTGACCTGGCCGAGCAGGCGACCCGCCTGATGTACAGCTTCGGCCTGCTCGACATCGTCGAGACGGCGCAGGCGACCGGGCGGGACGTGGGCGAGGTGGCCTCGGTCTACTTCGTGCTCTCCGACCGGTTCCGGGTGGACGCGCTGCTGTCGAAGATCTCCCTGCTGCCGCGCGAGGACCGGTGGCAGACGCTGGCCCGGATGGCGCTGCGCTACGACCTGTACGCCGCGCTGGCCGCGCTCACCGCCGAGGTGCTCGGCTCCACCCCGGACGACGTGCCACCGGTGGAGCGGGTGCAGGAATGGGAGCAGGCGAACGCCACCTCGATCCACCGGGCGCACCGGGCGATGGGGGAGTTCGACGAGTCCCGCGCCGACCTGTCCGCGCTGTCGGTGCTGCTGCGCCAGATCCGTACCCTGGTCCGGACCTCGGCGGCGGCCTGA
- a CDS encoding penicillin-binding transpeptidase domain-containing protein — translation MPVSYPVHPRRHTRHRALAALAAVLVTAGALTGCSGDDGPETAVETFLGGWRSGDLQAVGFIQPTGGRVPAGEVTKQLQALAGELAANPPELTRTGEISTKGDVATARVKVSWALPGGARWTYENPVRLKRGGDDHWQVIWEPAVVHEKLEDGDRIALRREPAQRAGVLDGAGQPIVAPRPVVRVQVVPGEIDDVPGLIRKLDTAFKAIRPALSPPVDLGDLPKRLKEAKPDARVDVVTLRDEAYRQIKPRIYELPGTRFESEQLLLAPTREFARALLGSVDQATADDLQAHPERYARGDLVGHGGLQGRYDERLRGVTGVTVITERTTPEGKVEPTGTELFRNDPKPGQPVKTTIDVATQNAADAALRGQTRRSALVALRISDGAVLAAANGPGAAGENLAFTAQVPPGSTFKVVSALGLLDRGAVTPQTTVNCPKTSTVEGRSFKNSDNFELGAVPFATDFAKSCNTAFVALAPKLGPDGLAQAGRTLGLEAAWDLGADAFTGKVSANGSATEQAAAAIGQGTTLVSPLAMASATAAVARGKFEQPKLLLDPAPAKPAPAGEALKPESVSALKSMMRGVVTSGSGSALADVPGEPVHGKTGTAEYDNNPANTHAWFVGWQGDVAFAVFVEQGGAGSKVAAPIAEKFLRGLAAS, via the coding sequence ATGCCCGTGTCGTACCCCGTCCACCCCCGTCGCCACACCCGGCACCGCGCTCTCGCGGCGCTGGCCGCCGTCCTGGTCACAGCGGGCGCGCTGACCGGATGCTCCGGGGACGACGGCCCGGAGACCGCCGTCGAGACGTTCCTCGGCGGCTGGCGCTCCGGCGACCTGCAGGCCGTCGGCTTCATCCAGCCGACCGGCGGGCGGGTGCCGGCCGGCGAGGTGACCAAGCAGCTCCAGGCGCTCGCCGGTGAGCTGGCCGCCAACCCGCCGGAGCTGACCCGCACCGGCGAGATCAGCACCAAGGGCGACGTCGCCACCGCCCGGGTCAAGGTGAGCTGGGCGCTGCCCGGCGGCGCCCGCTGGACCTACGAGAATCCGGTACGCCTCAAGCGCGGCGGCGACGACCACTGGCAGGTGATCTGGGAACCGGCTGTGGTGCACGAGAAGCTGGAGGACGGCGACCGGATCGCGCTGCGGCGGGAGCCCGCGCAGCGCGCCGGTGTGCTGGACGGCGCCGGCCAGCCGATCGTCGCGCCGCGCCCGGTGGTCCGGGTCCAGGTCGTTCCCGGCGAGATCGACGACGTCCCGGGCCTGATCCGGAAGCTGGACACCGCGTTCAAGGCGATCCGGCCCGCGCTCAGCCCGCCGGTCGATCTCGGCGACCTGCCCAAGCGGCTCAAGGAGGCCAAGCCGGACGCGCGGGTCGACGTGGTGACGCTGCGCGACGAGGCGTACCGGCAGATCAAGCCACGCATCTACGAGCTGCCCGGCACCCGGTTCGAGTCGGAGCAGCTCCTGCTGGCGCCGACCCGCGAGTTCGCCCGGGCGCTGCTCGGCTCGGTCGACCAGGCCACCGCCGACGACCTCCAGGCCCACCCCGAGCGGTACGCGCGCGGCGACCTGGTCGGCCACGGCGGCCTCCAGGGGCGGTACGACGAGCGGCTGCGCGGCGTCACGGGCGTCACCGTGATCACCGAGCGGACCACGCCGGAGGGCAAGGTGGAGCCGACCGGCACGGAGCTGTTCCGCAACGACCCGAAGCCCGGTCAGCCGGTGAAGACCACCATCGACGTGGCCACCCAGAACGCGGCCGACGCCGCGCTGCGTGGGCAGACCCGCCGCTCCGCGCTGGTGGCGCTGCGGATCAGCGACGGCGCGGTGCTGGCCGCCGCGAACGGTCCCGGGGCGGCCGGCGAGAACCTCGCCTTCACCGCCCAGGTTCCGCCCGGCTCGACATTCAAGGTGGTCAGCGCGCTCGGCCTGCTCGACCGGGGCGCGGTGACCCCGCAGACCACTGTGAACTGCCCGAAGACGTCGACGGTCGAGGGCCGCAGCTTCAAGAACTCGGACAACTTCGAGCTGGGCGCGGTGCCGTTCGCCACCGACTTCGCCAAGTCCTGCAACACCGCGTTCGTGGCGCTGGCGCCGAAGCTCGGCCCGGACGGGCTGGCGCAGGCCGGCCGTACGCTCGGCCTGGAGGCCGCGTGGGATCTCGGCGCCGACGCGTTCACCGGCAAGGTCTCCGCCAACGGCTCGGCCACCGAGCAGGCCGCCGCCGCGATCGGCCAGGGCACCACGCTGGTGAGCCCGCTGGCCATGGCGAGCGCCACCGCGGCCGTGGCCCGGGGCAAGTTCGAGCAGCCCAAGCTGCTGCTCGACCCGGCGCCGGCCAAGCCCGCGCCGGCCGGCGAGGCGCTCAAGCCGGAGTCGGTGTCGGCGCTGAAGTCGATGATGCGCGGGGTGGTCACCTCGGGCAGCGGCAGCGCGCTGGCGGACGTGCCGGGCGAGCCGGTGCACGGCAAGACCGGCACCGCGGAGTACGACAACAACCCGGCGAACACGCACGCCTGGTTCGTCGGGTGGCAGGGCGACGTG